Proteins encoded in a region of the Vicia villosa cultivar HV-30 ecotype Madison, WI linkage group LG5, Vvil1.0, whole genome shotgun sequence genome:
- the LOC131602261 gene encoding uncharacterized protein LOC131602261 translates to MAITLLWNLQNLWPFSSFKSTDLKSSKQLVNKLNLPDHTKQFVFALRDPKTQSLIYILSSLNLSERSSFDAQSLINEIKPDAVIVQAGAGGFSPLDDDDDEDFDVPVPTSSFGVVRRCFVDKIGRDKYESVAGDFVLREIFGTGFNGPLLAAKKAAQDVGSDFVVVQSPLGSSYWSNNNDSDSNNSGGVDGGNRFMSIVNSLVPQQQTAGSLARRFSVNKDIRMVLAEGLSGCMDPLLIGNSKNESVSGVGSVEIKPATSYDTPAFAKSVYPLLEDLHDMFSDLPSMGNALAHVQKMLVDVNRGEVLDTRTVSEVYTFRIAVEGLRIALNNKGLRPIEGKGVSKSDKVEFSELEVDEKSQVLFAQSIRSQTDKFKTIVAIVDAGVLAGIRKHWDTPLPDEVKEIVGELITGEGVSLNNGERKRLLADRPVVAVGAGATAVLGASSLTKVVPMSTLTKVVTFKIPTSLKIILSQLQKILSVAVGPSKVVAPGFATSGAKTSGFMKAAASAEKIRVVTHSVIASVEKNSVSAMRTAFYEIMRKRKLQRIGFLPWATFAGSIGTCTGLLLYGDGIECAIESLPAAPSIASLGRGIQNLHEASQAVMQTEGTRVQKSIESLVNRIRKTKDQ, encoded by the coding sequence ATGGCGATTACGTTATTATGGAATCTCCAAAACCTATGGCCATTCTCCTCCTTCAAATCCACCGACCTCAAATCCTCCAAACAACTCGTAAACAAACTCAACCTCCCCGATCACACCAAACAATTCGTATTCGCATTACGCGATCCCAAAACCCAATCCCTAATTTACATTCTCTCATCCCTCAACCTATCCGAACGATCGTCTTTCGACGCGCAATCTCTCATCAATGAAATCAAACCCGACGCCGTTATTGTTCAAGCCGGTGCTGGTGGTTTTTCCCCtttagatgatgatgatgatgaagacttTGATGTTCCGGTACCTACTTCTTCTTTTGGTGTTGTTAGACGGTGTTTTGTTGATAAAATTGGTAGGGATAAGTATGAGAGTGTTGCGGGGGATTTTGTTCTTAGGGAGATTTTTGGGACTGGGTTTAATGGTCCTTTGTTGGCGGCTAAAAAGGCTGCTCAGGATGTTGGTTCGGATTTCGTTGTTGTTCAATCGCCGTTAGGGAGTTCTTATTGGAGTAACAACAATGATAGTGATAGTAATAATTCTGGTGGAGTTGATGGTGGAAACAGATTTATGAGTATTGTGAATAGTTTGGTTCCTCAGCAGCAAACTGCGGGGTCTTTGGCGAGGAGATTTTCTGTTAATAAAGATATTAGGATGGTGTTGGCAGAGGGTTTATCTGGCTGTATGGATCCTCTTTTGATTGGTAATAGTAAAAATGAGTCTGTTTCTGGGGTGGGTTCGGTGGAAATTAAGCCGGCGACTAGTTATGATACTCCTGCTTTTGCGAAGTCTGTTTATCCTTTGCTTGAGGACTTGCATGATATGTTTTCGGATTTGCCGTCGATGGGGAATGCGTTGGCGCATGTGCAGAAGATGTTGGTGGATGTGAATAGAGGGGAGGTTCTTGATACTAGAACGGTTTCTGAGGTTTATACTTTTAGGATTGCGGTTGAGGGGCTTAGAATAGCTTTGAATAATAAGGGGTTGAGGCCAATTGAGGGGAAAGGTGTTTCAAAGTCGGATAAGGTTGAGTTCTCGGAGCTTGAGGTTGATGAGAAGTCACAAGTGCTGTTTGCACAGTCTATTCGTAGTCAGACAGATAAGTTTAAAACCATTGTGGCAATAGTTGATGCTGGTGTCTTGGCGGGTATTAGGAAACACTGGGATACTCCTCTTCCTGATGAAGTTAAAGAGATTGTTGGAGAATTGATCACAGGTGAAGGGGTTAGTTTAAATAATGGTGAAAGGAAGCGGTTGTTAGCAGATAGACCTGTGGTGGCAGTTGGGGCTGGAGCAACAGCAGTTTTAGGAGCTTCATCTCTGACCAAGGTAGTCCCCATGTCGACACTGACCAAGGTTGTTACTTTCAAAATTCCAACTTCACTCAAGATTATTCTCAGCCAATTGCAGAAAATACTGAGTGTTGCAGTTGGTCCATCTAAAGTTGTGGCACCCGGCTTTGCAACTTCTGGGGCCAAAACATCGGGTTTCATGAAGGCAGCTGCATCTGCTGAAAAGATTAGAGTTGTTACTCACAGTGTTATAGCCTCTGTTGAAAAAAACAGTGTTTCTGCTATGAGGACGGCATTCTATGAAATAATGAGGAAGCGAAAGTTGCAGCGTATTGGCTTCTTGCCGTGGGCTACATTTGCAGGCAGCATCGGAACTTGCACAGGCTTGCTTTTGTATGGTGATGGGATTGAATGCGCTATTGAATCACTCCCTGCCGCCCCTTCAATTGCTAGTTTGGGTCGTGGGATTCAAAATCTACACGAGGCATCTCAAGCGGTGATGCAAACAGAAGGAACTAGAGTCCAAAAATCAATAGAATCTCTTGTAAACAGAATAAGAAAGACAAAGGATCAATAG